In Neisseria perflava, the DNA window GCCCCAAATCGGCGAATTTCCAAGCCAGTTCAACCAAAGCTGGATTAAAGTGCAAGACATGCGCTACGGCGAAAATCCGCACCAACGCGCCGCGTTCTACCGCGATATTTACCCAGCCGCAGGCAGCCTTTCCGCCTACAAACAGCTGCAAGGCAAAGAATTGTCTTACAACAACATTGCCGATGCCGATGCCGCATGGGAAGCCGTCAAATCCTTTGACGCGCCGGCCTGCGTGATCGTGAAACACGCCAATCCGTGCGGCGTAGCCATCGCCTCCAATACCTTGGATGCCTACAAACTCGCCTACGCCACCGACACCACCAGCGCATTCGGCGGCATCATTGCCTTCAACCGTGAAGTAGACGGAGAAACCGTCAAACAAATTACCGACAACCAATTTATGGAAGTCCTCATGGCGCCGAAGTTCACCGCCGAAGCCCTCGAAATCGCTGCCGCCAAGAAAAACGTGCGCGTATTGGAAGTGCCGCTTGAAGCAGGAGCCAACCGCTTTGAACTCAAACGCGTCGGTGGCGGACTGTTGGTACAAACCCCCGATATCCACCGCATCAGCCGCGCCGATTTGAAAGTCGTCTCCAAACGCCAACCGACCGAGCAAGAATGGAACGACCTGATGTTTGTATGGAACGTCGCAAAATACGTCAAATCCAACGCCATCGTCTTCGGCAAAGGCGGTCAAACCTACGGCATCGGCGCAGGCCAAATGAGCCGCGTGGACAGCACTCGCATCGCCGCCCGCAAAGCGCAAGATGCCAATCTCGACCTCAATGGCGCATGTGCCGCTTCCGATGCCTTCTTCCCATTCCGCGACGGCGTAGATGTCATTGCCGAGCAGGGCATTAAAGCCATCATCCATCCGGCAGGCTCCATGCGCGACCAAGAAGTCTTTGACGCAGCGGACGAACACGGCATCGCCATGGTTGTAACCGGCATCCGCCATTTCCGCCACTGATAAGCTGATATAAAATAAAGGCCGTCTGAAACCAAAGTTTCAATATCATGAAACCCGTTTTCAGACGGCCTTCTTCAATCATCAAACAATTTAGCGGCCTAACTACAAATCAGGACAAAGCAACCAAGCTCCAGCCAGCCCGATTAATACGGCAACACAACACCCAAGTCTCAAACCAATCCACTCGGAGCAAGAAACATGAAACACATCTTCCTCATCCTCACCCTCGCCGCACTCACCGCCTGCGCCTCCGGTCATACCGGTGGCTACGGCTATGCCGGCAACAACGGCGCTTCCGCAGGCGTGACCCAAACATTCCGTTGGTAAGGCCGTCTGAAAACAACACAGTTTTCTACAATAGAGAACAAACAAATCCTAAACGTAAAGGCAAGTTTTACACTTGCCTTTTTTAATGTTATCTATCGGCTTAATAGCGCATAAATTCGTGTCATTTGCGCACTATTTATATGTTAGGAAAGGTCAAGGCCGTCTGAAAACAGGCTATGCAAAGCCATTACACGTTTCAAACCAATTTTCAATACAAATTTCATTAATTACCTAAATAAATCCAATATTCAAATCTATTACAATAGCAACTATCTAAATCATATATTATTTAATAATCATTACTATTTTAGAATAAATACGTAAAATCAAATAGCTAGAAAAAGCGTTTAAATAAAGCAACAAGTAAATTTAACGGAGATAACCGTTGAGAGCGAAAAAATAACACTTTATCGGAAGAGTTGATTTGCGAAACCAAACGCATATAAAATTTGGACAAGGATTCCGAATGCATTGAAGGAAGTTGACAAAAAGTGACTTGTTAAGAAACAAGCTGACAAAAAACGGCACATCGTTTCCCAAACTTCACAAGCTTCCCAAAATGTATCAGCATAAAATCCCATAAAACAGGCTTTTAGCTGCTATTCGGCCGAGTGGAGACTTTTGGCACGGGAATTGCATACACGAGATTACGGCATGAAACCGCATAAAGGGGAAACTCTGAAATGCGGCAAATGTGTGGACAGGCAGTTTATAGCCGAGCAACACGTCCCAAAAGAAATCAAACCCCTTACAGGAAAATCGATATGAATAAAGTCTTTAAAGTCATTTGGAACCACGCGACCCAGACATGGACCGCGGTTTCCGAGATCAGCCATGCACACGGCAAAAAATCCGCTTCTGACAAGCGTAAAGCCGTAGCTGCTGCAGTTGCAGCGGCAGGTGCTTTGATGGCGTCCGGTAGTGCAATTGCTGGTTCTGATCTTGCTACTAATGATGCAGTTAATCTTTGGCCGAATGGTGTGAAAAACCCTGCTGCTGGACGCGAAGCTGTCGCTGTAGGCGCTAACGCAACTGCCTCACATCAACACACAATTGCGATTGGTAGAAATGCTACTGCCAAGTGGACCGATGCTATTTCTATTGGTAGAGACACTGTAGCAAGCAAAGACCATGCACTTGCTATGGCTACGTCAGCAAAAGCCATTGGTATTCAATCTGTTGGCATCGGTTCATACTCTAGCGCTAGTGCGGATTCCGCAGTTGCTCTTGGTCAAAATGCAAAAGCTGGTGGTGAAGTACCAGCTGGTGCTGATAAAGGTACTGGTACCGCAGCAGTAGCTGTTGGTCTTAATGCAAATGCATCTGCAGCCAATACTGTTGCGACAGGTAAGAACGCTGCTGCAAGTGTTGATAATGCCGTTGCGGTTGGTGTCCAATCTAATGCTTCTGGTCGTTCGGCAACTGCATTAGGTGGATATGCAGCAGCCTCTGCTGAACGTGCGACTGCGGTTGGTGCAGCATCTAAAGCAAGCGGTACGGCCTCTTTTGCTGGTGGTACATCGGCTAATGCTGCTGGTGTAAACTCTGTTGCAGTTGGTGGTTCAATGGAGGCAGCTGAAGCTGCTCAAGCAGTTGGTAATAACTCTATTGCAGTAGGTTCTAAGTCAAATGCCCAACAAGCTTCCGACGTTGCAGTAGGCCATGGTGCGAAAGCCAATGGTACTTCTGCCGGTACTAATGCGGAAGGCTCAGTAAACAATGCCGGTTCGGCAATCGCAGTCGGTACAGAAGCTCAAGCAACTGGTATCGTAGCAATTGCTGTCGGTGAGCGCGCCCAAGCCCTGCAAAACGGCGCATTAGCATTGGGTGGCGACGCTCAAGCGAAACAAGGTTCTGACGTAGCTATCGGTCGTGGTTCCGTAGCTGATGGTACTTCTGCGGCTGCATTCGGTCCTGCTGCTAAAGCAGGTGCTCGATACGCGGTAGCATTGGGTGTACAAAGTAACGCTGCTTCTACGCAAGCGATTGCATTAGGCCGTGGTGCTAAAGCCAATGGTGGTGATTATGCAACTGCTCTGGGTAACGATGCTCAAGCAACAGCTAAAAACACTTTGGCTTTGGGTACTGAAGCTAAATCTACTATCGAAAACAGCGTAGCTCTGGGTAACGGTTCTACAACCAGCAACTTCGTACCTACCAACAGTGGTACTGTTCGCGGCTACACTTACGGTGGTTTCGCAGGCGCAAACAGCAAATTGGGTAACGGTGCAGTATTGTCTGTAGGTTCTGCAGGTAACGAACGTCAAATTCAAAACGTTGCCGCAGGTCGTATCTCTTCAACTTCTACCGATGCAATCAACGGCTCTCAATTGTTTGCCGTAGCAAGCCGCATCGAAAATCTGAATCCGTTTGTATTCTCAGGCCACAATGAGAGCGGTAGCTCACCAGATGTAGGTAGATACACATACGATCCTAAATCAAATGCCGGTAACACCCTGAAACTGATCGCCGGTGAAGGTCTGAAAATGACTTCAAACGGCACTAACGAATACACCCTGAGCGTAGTAGGTGGTGGTGCTAAAGGCGAAAAAGGTGATGCTGGTCCTGCTGGCCCTAAAGGCGAAAAAGGTGATACTGGTCCTGCTGGCCCTAAAGGCGAAAAAGGTGATGCTGGTCCTGCTGGCCCTAAAGGCGAAAAAGGTGATAGCGCTCGCGGCTTAGCTGTTGAAGTTGAAGATGATAACGAAAACGGTACTCACACTATTATTATTAAAAATTTAGATGATAGCTCAGTGACTACTACCATCGTTAAAGACGGTAAAGATGGTAAAGACGGTGCTACCGGCGCTAAAGGCGAAAAAGGTGACCAAGGTGTAGCCGGCGCTAAAGGCGAAAAAGGCGACAAAGGTGACAAAGGTGACCAAGGTGAAGCCGGCGCTAAAGGCGAAAAAGGCGACAAAGGTGACCAAGGTGAAGCCGGCGCTAAAGGCGAAAAAGGCGACAAAGGTGACCAAGGTGAAGCCGGTGCCAAAGGCGAAAAAGGCGACAAAGGTGACCAAGGTGAAGCCGGTGCCAAAGGCGAAAAAGGCGAAAAAGGCGACAAAGGTGACCAAGGCGAAGCCGGTGCCAAAGGCGAAAAAGGCGACAAAGGTGACCAAGGTGAAGCCGGCGCTAAAGGCGAAAAAGGCGACAAAGGTGACCAAGGTGAAGCCGGCGCTAAAGGCGAAAAAGGCGACAAAGGTGACCAAGGTGAAGCCGGCGCTAAAGGCGAAAAAGGCGACAAAGGTGACAAAGGTGACCAAGGCGAAGCCGGTGCCAAAGGCGAAAAAGGCGACAAAGGTGACCAAGGTGAAGCCGGTGCCAAAGGCGAAAAAGGCGAAAAAGGCGACAAAGGTGACCAAGGCGAAGCCGGTGCCAAAGGCGAAAAAGGCGACAAAGGTGACCAAGGTGAAGCCGGCGCTAAAGGCGAAAAAGGCGACAAAGGTGACCAAGGTGAAGCCGGTGCCAAAGGCGAAAAAGGCGAAAAAGGCGACAAAGGTGACCAAGGCGAAGCCGGTGCCAAAGGCGAAAAAGGCGACAAAGGTGACCAAGGTGAAGCCGGCGCTAAAGGCGAAAAAGGTGACAAAGGTGACCAAGGTGAAGCCGGCGCTAAAGGCGAAAAAGGCGACAAAGGTGACCAAGGTGAAGCCGGTGCCAAAGGCGAAAAAGGCGACAAAGGCGACAAAGGTGACCAAGGTGAAGCCGGTGCTAAAGGCGAAAAAGGCGACAAAGGCGACAAAGGTGACCAAGGTGAAGCCGGCGCTAAAGGCGAAAAAGGCGACAAAGGTGACCAAGGTGAAGCCGGTGCTAAAGGCGAAAAAGGCGACAAAGGCGACAAAGGTGACCAAGGTGAAGCCGGCGCTAAAGGCGAAAAAGGCGACAAAGGTGACCAAGGTGAAGCCGGCGCTAAAGGCGAAAAAGGCGACAAAGGTGACCAAGGTGAAGCCGGCGCTAAAGGCGAAAAAGGCGACAAAGGTGACCAAGGTGAAGCCGGTGCCAAAGGCGAAAAAGGCGACAAAGGTGACCAAGGTGAAGCCGGTGCTAAAGGCGAAAAAGGCGACAAAGGCGACAAAGGTGACCAAGGTGAAGCCGGCGCTAAAGGCGAAAAAGGCGACAAAGGTGACCAAGGTGAAGCCGGCGCTAAAGGCGAAAAAGGCGACAAAGGTGACCAAGGTGAAGCCGGCGCTAAAGGCGAAAAAGGCGACAAAGGTGACCAAGGTGAAGCCGGCGCTAAAGGCGAAAAAGGCGACAAAGGTGACCAAGGTGAAGCCGGCGCTAAAGGCGAAAAAGGCGACAAAGGTGACCAAGGTGAAGCCGGCGCTAAAGGCGAAAAAGGCGACAAAGGTGACCAAGGTGAAGCCGGTGCCAAAGGCGAAAAAGGCGACAAAGGTGACCAAGGTGAAGCCGGTGCTAAAGGCGAAAAAGGCGACAAAGGCGACAAAGGTGACCAAGGTGAAGCCGGCGCTAAAGGCGAAAAAGGCGACAAAGGTGACCAAGGTGAAGCCGGCGCTAAAGGCGAAAAAGGCGACAAAGGTGACCAAGGTGAAGCCGGCGCTAAAGGCGAAAAAGGCGACAAAGGTGACCAAGGTGAAGCCGGTGCCAAAGGCGAAAAAGGCGAAAAAGGCGACAAAGGTGACCAAGGCGAAGCCGGTGCCAAAGGCGAAAAAGGCGACAAAGGTGACCAAGGTGAAGCCGGCGCTAAAGGCGAAAAAGGTGACAAAGGTGACCAAGGTGAAGCCGGCGCTAAAGGCGAAAAAGGCGACAAAGGTGACCAAGGTGAAGCCGGCGCTAAAGGCGAAAAAGGTGACAAAGGTGACCAAGGTGAAGCCGGTGCCAAAGGCGAAAAAGGCGACAAAGGTGACCAAGGTGAAGCCGGCGCTAAAGGCGAAAAAGGCGACAAA includes these proteins:
- the purH gene encoding bifunctional phosphoribosylaminoimidazolecarboxamide formyltransferase/IMP cyclohydrolase, whose protein sequence is MSSIKRALISLSDKTGAVEFAQTLTKLGVEILSTGGTAKLLADAGVPVIEVADYTGFPEMLDGRVKTLHPKIHGGILGRRDLDEHVAKMEEHGIGNIDLVCVNLYPFAATIAKPNCTLEDAIENIDIGGPTMVRSAAKNWKHVAIVTDTADFPAIAAELEANNGALSDKTRFNLSRKAFSHTAQYDGMISNYLTSLSDDVLSGQPQIGEFPSQFNQSWIKVQDMRYGENPHQRAAFYRDIYPAAGSLSAYKQLQGKELSYNNIADADAAWEAVKSFDAPACVIVKHANPCGVAIASNTLDAYKLAYATDTTSAFGGIIAFNREVDGETVKQITDNQFMEVLMAPKFTAEALEIAAAKKNVRVLEVPLEAGANRFELKRVGGGLLVQTPDIHRISRADLKVVSKRQPTEQEWNDLMFVWNVAKYVKSNAIVFGKGGQTYGIGAGQMSRVDSTRIAARKAQDANLDLNGACAASDAFFPFRDGVDVIAEQGIKAIIHPAGSMRDQEVFDAADEHGIAMVVTGIRHFRH